One Flavobacteriales bacterium DNA window includes the following coding sequences:
- the gltX gene encoding glutamate--tRNA ligase: MSNTKVRVRFAPSPTGPLHIGGVRTALYNYLFAKKHGGDFLLRIEDTDQTRLVQGAEEYILEALAWCGISPNEGQGVGGDLGPYKQSERKEAGIYKDYAFQLVESGHAYYAFDTAEELNAMREMAKSAKMANWQYNSITRGSMKNSVSLSADEVEKRLANGDPYTLRLKMPRNEEVRFHDEIRGWVIVNTNNMDDKVIYKSDGMPTYHLANIVDDHLMQITHVIRGEEWLPSAPLHVLLYRYLGWEDTMPKFAHLPLILKPDGHGKLSKRDGDRLGFPVFPLEWNDPTSGDTSSGYREKGYLADAFVNMLAFLGWNPGTPQELFSVEELAEAFTLERVGKSGSKFDPDKTKWFNQQYLRAKSNSELAELLIPILEEQKIEVCKEYVEQVCELMKERATFVEDMLDEGRYFFEDVKDYDPKTVKKKWKEDTATIMQELLVELKSIDSFTTENIEAKFQAYLEKNEYGFGKVGPGFRLLVTGKGMGPSMFHICSVLGKEYVIPRIEEGIAKVEALKAASV, translated from the coding sequence ATGAGTAATACAAAAGTTAGAGTAAGGTTTGCACCTAGTCCAACAGGTCCATTACATATTGGAGGAGTAAGAACGGCATTATATAATTATTTATTTGCCAAAAAACATGGCGGAGATTTTTTATTGAGGATAGAAGATACCGATCAAACTCGATTGGTTCAAGGGGCAGAAGAGTATATTCTAGAAGCTTTGGCTTGGTGTGGAATTTCTCCTAATGAAGGTCAGGGAGTAGGTGGAGATTTAGGTCCATATAAGCAATCAGAGCGAAAGGAAGCAGGAATTTATAAAGATTATGCATTTCAGTTAGTAGAGAGTGGACATGCTTATTACGCTTTTGATACAGCTGAAGAGTTGAACGCAATGCGTGAAATGGCTAAAAGTGCTAAAATGGCTAATTGGCAATATAACTCTATTACCCGTGGTTCAATGAAAAACTCTGTTAGCCTTTCTGCTGATGAGGTAGAGAAAAGGTTGGCGAATGGTGATCCTTATACTTTACGTTTGAAAATGCCAAGAAATGAGGAAGTGCGTTTTCATGATGAAATTAGAGGTTGGGTAATTGTGAATACCAATAACATGGACGATAAGGTTATCTATAAGTCTGACGGTATGCCTACTTATCATTTGGCAAATATTGTTGATGATCACTTGATGCAAATTACACATGTAATTAGAGGAGAGGAGTGGTTACCATCTGCGCCTTTACATGTTTTGTTATATCGTTATTTAGGTTGGGAGGATACCATGCCTAAGTTTGCTCATTTACCATTGATTTTAAAACCAGATGGTCATGGGAAGTTAAGTAAAAGAGATGGAGATCGATTAGGTTTTCCTGTGTTTCCATTAGAGTGGAATGATCCTACATCTGGAGATACTTCTTCAGGATATCGTGAGAAAGGATATTTAGCAGATGCATTTGTCAATATGTTGGCATTTTTAGGATGGAACCCTGGAACTCCGCAAGAGTTATTTTCGGTAGAAGAACTAGCTGAAGCATTTACATTAGAACGTGTAGGGAAGAGTGGTTCTAAGTTTGATCCAGATAAAACGAAGTGGTTTAACCAACAATACTTAAGAGCAAAGTCGAATTCAGAATTAGCAGAATTGTTAATCCCTATTCTAGAAGAACAAAAAATAGAGGTTTGTAAAGAATATGTAGAGCAAGTTTGTGAATTAATGAAAGAAAGAGCAACTTTTGTTGAAGATATGTTAGACGAAGGACGTTACTTTTTTGAAGATGTTAAGGACTATGATCCTAAAACAGTGAAGAAGAAGTGGAAAGAAGATACCGCTACCATTATGCAAGAGTTATTGGTTGAGCTAAAGTCAATCGATTCGTTTACAACAGAAAATATAGAGGCTAAATTTCAAGCATATTTAGAGAAAAATGAATATGGATTTGGTAAAGTAGGGCCAGGGTTTAGGTTGTTAGTTACTGGTAAAGGAATGGGGCCATCAATGTTTCATATCTGCTCGGTTTTAGGAAAAGAATATGTTATTCCTAGAATTGAAGAGGGAATAGCAAAAGTGGAGGCTTTAAAAGCTGCTTCAGTATAG
- a CDS encoding T9SS type A sorting domain-containing protein — protein MKKIFFILLIPILSYAQPIRFDYGQNLAINENIVCSFQDFYHPEPIHYIDVNGDGKLDALTSGNAMSLFNRQSFLYIQDSVGYYTNTAIPFKYSNVNAAFGDVDNDGDVDLIVSGTQQSGTYSTKLLLNDGNGDFSTEAPIPVAHNFWGKFQFADVDNDNDLDFFYVGFDVGNNAQSKLCLNDGNGNFSVSNTVTFAKVHSGGIAFADIDGDNDLDLFYTGKFYSNSYAYLYTNDGNGNYSQVSGTSFTGVTKPNISFEDVDGDNDLDLFYTGLPDGSTPSFITKYYNNDGSGGFSDNTTAPFYTNEHTSFHFEDIDNDNSKELIFINNNQEDGINNEIYTNDGSGNFTLNTTFYLNTNLHTITFSDLDNDNDLDITDAKSATFYLNDGNGNFYESKGISEGTIALGDIDGDNDLDILVSGLNTSYLFSGLTPSLSEDTLITTIYLNNGIGGYTPIAGLPFEGLITSKAKFFDADGDLDLDLFILGKNTNNIKVAQLFLNDGNGNFTLNTSNFDGVTGDFDLGDYDGDNDLDILVIGTNNIPNLTVTMYANDGNANYTNMGDLNLFQLYDGAVQFADIDGDNDLDLYLGGYVALGVTPGILFTNDGNGNYSPLDTLNGAYKGDAVFADIDGDNDLDLLTSDRYEGSTLYKNDGNGVFSVYNDSTLNTAENGELSFGDLDQDGDLDLFITGGNSSSAFHTSYYTNDGNGNYALLIDSVFTDVAYSSIAIGNLDNDTLEEVIYLGRKDHNYSIKSVVKIHQVIGLANTGSESVYACDDYVWNNDSTYSSTGSYSFLFTNEQGCDSLATLHLTIGTLETVITFANDTISPTFTGDTYQWIDCNNGTALTNETDSIFIPTTNGTYALVMTQGSCSDTSNCILITHLSIDEHSDNQAIVVPNPGSDYITVQTSNYNPVDLTIFNLEGKMVQSHHKINSSAPISITNLPQGIYYIRIVTAHKIETLKFVKQ, from the coding sequence ATGAAGAAGATCTTTTTTATTCTCCTAATACCTATCCTGAGTTATGCTCAACCCATCCGTTTTGATTATGGGCAAAACCTAGCGATCAATGAAAATATTGTTTGCTCTTTTCAAGACTTTTATCATCCAGAGCCCATTCATTACATTGATGTGAATGGAGATGGAAAACTAGATGCCTTAACCTCTGGTAACGCTATGAGTCTCTTTAACAGACAATCATTTTTATACATACAAGATAGCGTGGGTTATTATACCAATACTGCTATTCCTTTTAAATATTCGAATGTTAATGCAGCCTTTGGTGATGTTGACAACGACGGTGATGTTGACTTAATTGTATCTGGAACGCAGCAAAGTGGCACCTACAGCACCAAACTATTATTAAACGATGGTAACGGAGATTTCTCAACTGAAGCTCCAATTCCTGTAGCCCATAATTTCTGGGGTAAATTTCAATTTGCAGATGTTGACAACGACAATGACCTCGACTTTTTTTACGTTGGTTTTGATGTTGGAAACAATGCACAAAGTAAATTATGCTTAAATGATGGGAATGGGAATTTTTCTGTTTCAAACACCGTAACTTTTGCTAAAGTTCATAGTGGAGGTATTGCTTTTGCCGATATTGATGGAGACAATGACTTGGACTTATTTTATACAGGAAAATTCTATTCCAACAGCTATGCTTATTTATACACTAATGATGGGAATGGAAATTATAGTCAAGTTTCTGGAACCAGCTTTACAGGGGTAACCAAGCCTAATATTTCTTTTGAAGATGTTGATGGAGATAATGATTTGGACCTATTCTACACAGGACTTCCTGATGGGTCAACCCCAAGTTTTATCACAAAATATTACAACAATGATGGAAGTGGAGGTTTTTCGGATAATACAACAGCTCCTTTTTACACCAACGAACATACTTCTTTTCATTTTGAAGATATTGACAATGATAATAGTAAGGAATTAATTTTTATCAATAATAATCAAGAGGATGGCATCAACAATGAAATCTATACAAACGATGGGAGTGGAAATTTCACTCTGAACACCACTTTTTATTTAAACACCAACTTGCATACAATTACATTTTCTGATTTAGACAATGATAACGATCTAGATATCACTGATGCTAAATCAGCAACCTTTTATCTCAATGATGGGAATGGAAATTTTTATGAATCCAAAGGAATAAGTGAAGGAACTATAGCTCTAGGTGACATTGATGGAGACAACGACCTTGACATCTTAGTTTCAGGGCTTAACACCTCTTATTTATTTAGTGGCTTAACTCCAAGTTTAAGTGAAGACACGTTGATTACAACAATATACTTAAACAATGGAATTGGTGGTTACACCCCTATAGCTGGATTACCTTTTGAGGGGCTAATCACATCTAAAGCAAAATTCTTTGATGCCGATGGAGACCTTGACCTTGACCTTTTTATTCTTGGAAAAAATACAAACAACATTAAAGTCGCACAGCTCTTCTTAAATGATGGCAATGGAAACTTCACTTTAAACACTTCTAACTTTGATGGGGTAACAGGCGATTTCGATTTGGGAGACTATGATGGCGACAACGATCTTGATATTCTAGTTATTGGGACCAATAATATTCCCAACCTTACTGTTACAATGTATGCTAACGATGGAAATGCTAATTATACCAATATGGGCGATCTTAACCTCTTTCAACTCTATGATGGTGCAGTACAATTTGCAGATATCGATGGCGACAACGACTTAGACCTTTATCTAGGTGGTTATGTAGCACTAGGGGTAACTCCAGGAATTCTTTTTACCAACGACGGAAACGGAAACTACTCACCTCTCGACACCTTAAATGGAGCCTACAAGGGAGACGCAGTATTCGCTGATATTGACGGTGACAATGACTTAGACCTTTTAACCTCAGATCGGTACGAAGGTTCTACTCTTTATAAGAATGATGGGAATGGTGTTTTCTCTGTTTACAATGACAGTACTTTAAACACTGCCGAAAATGGAGAACTTTCATTTGGTGATTTAGATCAAGACGGTGACCTAGACTTATTCATTACTGGAGGAAACTCTTCTTCAGCATTTCACACCAGTTATTACACCAACGATGGCAATGGGAACTATGCGCTTCTAATCGATTCTGTTTTTACTGATGTAGCCTATAGTTCGATCGCAATTGGAAATTTAGACAACGACACCTTAGAAGAAGTAATCTATCTAGGAAGAAAAGATCACAACTATTCGATTAAAAGTGTCGTAAAAATTCATCAAGTAATTGGGCTTGCTAATACAGGTTCAGAATCGGTTTATGCTTGTGATGATTATGTATGGAACAATGATTCTACTTATAGTTCTACAGGCTCATATTCCTTTCTATTTACCAATGAACAAGGTTGCGACTCTCTAGCCACACTCCATTTAACGATAGGGACTTTAGAGACGGTAATCACCTTTGCAAATGACACCATTTCCCCTACATTTACGGGCGACACTTACCAATGGATTGATTGTAACAATGGAACTGCCCTTACTAATGAAACTGATTCTATTTTTATTCCTACAACAAATGGTACTTATGCCTTGGTGATGACACAAGGAAGTTGTTCTGACACCTCAAACTGTATTTTGATTACGCACTTATCTATTGATGAGCATTCGGATAATCAGGCGATAGTTGTTCCAAACCCTGGAAGTGATTATATAACCGTTCAAACGTCCAACTACAATCCCGTTGATCTAACAATTTTTAATTTAGAAGGAAAAATGGTACAATCTCATCATAAGATCAACAGTTCTGCGCCTATTTCCATCACAAATTTACCCCAGGGCATCTATTACATTAGAATTGTAACAGCCCATAAAATAGAAACTTTAAAATTCGTTAAACAATAA
- a CDS encoding enoyl-CoA hydratase-related protein — protein sequence MDYNNILLEIKANIAYITINRPKQLNALNKVTIEELNHAFTAIEDNNTVQVVILTGSGDKAFVAGADIKEFAGFSVEEGKLLSAEGHQKLFNLVENLSKPVIAAVNGFALGGGLELAMSAHIRIASDNAKLGLPEVSLGVIPGYGGTQRLTQLVGKGKAFEMITTAGMIGAEEAEKWGLVNKVVGTEELIATCEKMAGKIMKNSPKAISSAIVAINAQYREGVDGFVTEITEFGKCFGTEDFKEGTAAFMEKRKPEFTGK from the coding sequence ATGGATTACAACAATATTTTATTAGAAATCAAAGCAAATATTGCTTACATCACAATTAATAGACCTAAACAATTGAATGCATTAAACAAAGTAACAATTGAAGAATTGAACCATGCGTTTACTGCTATTGAAGACAACAACACAGTTCAGGTAGTGATTCTAACAGGTAGTGGAGATAAAGCTTTTGTTGCTGGTGCTGACATCAAAGAATTTGCTGGATTTAGCGTAGAAGAAGGGAAATTATTATCGGCAGAGGGACATCAGAAACTATTCAACTTGGTAGAAAACCTTTCTAAACCTGTCATTGCTGCAGTCAATGGTTTTGCTTTAGGAGGAGGGTTAGAATTGGCCATGTCTGCACATATTAGAATTGCTTCAGACAACGCTAAACTTGGGTTACCTGAAGTTTCTTTAGGAGTTATCCCTGGATATGGTGGGACACAGCGCTTAACTCAATTGGTTGGAAAAGGAAAAGCTTTTGAGATGATTACAACAGCTGGAATGATTGGTGCTGAAGAAGCAGAAAAATGGGGACTAGTCAACAAGGTCGTTGGTACTGAAGAATTAATTGCTACATGTGAAAAGATGGCTGGAAAAATCATGAAAAATTCTCCAAAAGCAATTAGTAGTGCTATTGTTGCAATTAATGCCCAATATAGAGAAGGTGTTGATGGTTTTGTGACTGAAATAACAGAATTTGGAAAATGTTTTGGAACAGAAGATTTTAAAGAGGGAACTGCTGCTTTTATGGAAAAAAGAAAACCAGAGTTTACAGGAAAATAA
- a CDS encoding polysaccharide biosynthesis C-terminal domain-containing protein: MQKKFISNLLFVLALNILIKPFYILGIDAEVLKQTGEDYGIYFSLLGLTFILNIFLDFGIVNYNTRNIAQHQHLLQKHFSGIFTIRIGLSILYFILIYAVAWLLNYPPDYFYLLGILAFNQVLVAFILYLRSNLSGLLLFKQDSIISVLDRFILIGVLSYLLWGRTSTTPFQIEWFAYAQTLAYSLTLLTALFFVMRQTGGIKPRINKIFSIAIIKQSMPYAILILLMMIYYRSDAIMLERLLPNGKEETALYAQGYRFFEAFNMLGYLFAGLLLPLFSKLLKEQHDISPLLHTAFKTLFATSVIIAAATFLTKTELIEWRYQLSGIALTHSSASFGVLLLCFIAVSSTYIFGTLLTANGNLRLLNWLAFGGVILNILLNFILIPKHGAYGAAVASLFTQTLTVIGQLILSKQMLRYRTSYKTIVTILIFTGAILGLYFSFKHYISFHWGYQILLFGIGGVVLAFITKMIHLKELFSILKKD, encoded by the coding sequence ATGCAAAAGAAATTCATTAGTAACTTATTATTTGTTTTAGCGCTTAACATACTTATTAAGCCTTTTTATATTTTGGGGATTGATGCCGAAGTATTAAAACAAACAGGAGAAGATTATGGCATTTACTTTTCGCTTTTAGGGCTCACGTTTATCTTAAACATTTTCTTAGATTTTGGAATTGTTAATTATAACACCAGGAATATCGCTCAGCATCAACACCTATTGCAAAAGCATTTTTCTGGTATATTTACAATACGAATCGGTTTATCAATACTATACTTTATTCTAATTTATGCCGTTGCTTGGCTATTAAACTACCCTCCCGATTACTTCTACCTTTTAGGTATTTTAGCATTCAATCAGGTACTCGTCGCTTTTATTTTATACTTACGATCTAACCTCTCTGGTTTGCTACTTTTCAAACAAGACAGCATTATTTCTGTATTAGATCGCTTTATCCTTATTGGCGTTCTTTCTTATTTACTTTGGGGCAGAACGTCAACTACTCCTTTCCAAATAGAGTGGTTTGCTTATGCGCAAACGTTAGCTTATAGCCTCACGTTACTGACTGCACTCTTTTTTGTAATGAGACAAACTGGGGGAATAAAGCCTCGGATCAACAAAATCTTTTCAATTGCTATCATTAAACAAAGTATGCCCTATGCCATACTTATTTTATTGATGATGATTTATTATCGTTCTGATGCTATTATGTTGGAACGTCTACTACCCAATGGAAAAGAAGAAACCGCTCTATATGCACAAGGGTATCGTTTTTTTGAAGCTTTCAACATGTTAGGCTATTTATTTGCTGGGCTATTACTTCCCTTATTTTCTAAACTACTCAAAGAACAGCATGACATTAGCCCTTTATTACATACAGCTTTTAAAACCTTGTTCGCCACTTCTGTCATTATTGCGGCTGCTACTTTCCTTACAAAAACTGAGCTTATTGAATGGCGTTACCAATTATCTGGGATAGCCTTAACCCATTCTTCTGCTTCTTTTGGAGTGTTATTGCTTTGTTTTATTGCCGTGAGTTCAACTTATATTTTTGGGACTTTACTGACTGCAAACGGAAACTTAAGATTGTTAAACTGGTTAGCTTTTGGCGGTGTAATTTTGAACATCTTACTCAACTTTATTTTAATTCCTAAACATGGAGCTTATGGGGCTGCTGTAGCGAGTCTTTTTACCCAAACCTTAACAGTCATTGGACAACTAATTTTATCCAAGCAAATGCTGCGTTATCGTACTTCGTATAAAACCATTGTTACTATTCTTATCTTTACTGGGGCTATTCTAGGTCTTTATTTTAGTTTTAAACACTATATTTCCTTTCATTGGGGATATCAAATCTTACTCTTTGGAATCGGTGGTGTTGTGCTTGCTTTTATCACCAAAATGATCCACCTAAAAGAACTCTTTTCCATTCTAAAAAAAGATTAA
- a CDS encoding Wzz/FepE/Etk N-terminal domain-containing protein has translation MENKTQDFNAIDLIDFIWKYKKTFIIIGFLAAVISSVVALVMEERYLSTVTLYPTKASAVSFSEVITEDQSVSKFGEEEEAEQMLQILGSEPIRNNVISTFNLMQHYDIKENDEFKNTTLAKTYSDFINFERNNKGAVLIKVMDKSPDTAALIANHIAGLFDSIKNNMIHQRAYPDFEIKKLKLEKLQNEMKMLMDTMSQLTSLGVVTNEAYQGLTEAMLNAKDKATKDRYLKKIEMTEKYGSVLHAFQVKVEFLAERISTMETSYEQAETDAHSSISHKFVVETATPSEKKAYPIRWLIVVVSTFVTVFLTFILLLFAEKIKELRQQ, from the coding sequence ATGGAAAATAAGACTCAAGACTTTAACGCGATTGATTTAATCGACTTTATTTGGAAGTATAAAAAGACCTTTATCATTATTGGATTCCTTGCGGCAGTAATCTCTTCTGTGGTAGCCTTAGTGATGGAAGAACGCTATTTATCTACAGTAACATTATACCCAACTAAAGCGAGTGCTGTTTCCTTTTCTGAGGTCATTACTGAAGATCAAAGTGTGAGTAAGTTTGGAGAAGAAGAAGAAGCTGAACAGATGTTACAAATATTGGGATCTGAACCAATTAGAAATAATGTCATCAGTACCTTTAACCTAATGCAGCATTATGATATTAAAGAAAATGATGAGTTTAAAAACACAACATTAGCTAAAACCTACAGTGACTTTATCAATTTTGAACGAAATAACAAAGGCGCTGTTCTGATTAAGGTAATGGATAAAAGTCCAGATACTGCAGCATTAATTGCCAACCATATTGCAGGGTTATTTGACAGCATTAAGAACAACATGATCCACCAGAGAGCGTACCCTGATTTTGAGATTAAAAAATTAAAATTAGAAAAACTTCAAAACGAAATGAAGATGTTGATGGATACGATGTCTCAACTAACAAGTCTAGGAGTAGTGACCAATGAAGCCTATCAAGGATTAACAGAAGCTATGCTTAATGCTAAGGATAAAGCAACCAAAGACCGCTATTTAAAGAAAATTGAAATGACGGAAAAATACGGAAGTGTACTGCATGCATTTCAAGTTAAAGTAGAATTTTTAGCAGAGCGAATCTCCACGATGGAAACGTCATACGAACAAGCTGAAACAGATGCCCACTCTAGTATTTCCCATAAGTTCGTAGTTGAAACGGCCACTCCATCAGAGAAAAAAGCTTACCCTATTCGTTGGCTAATTGTCGTAGTTTCTACTTTCGTCACTGTATTCTTGACTTTTATTCTGCTACTATTTGCAGAAAAAATAAAAGAATTAAGACAGCAATAA